Genomic window (Oenanthe melanoleuca isolate GR-GAL-2019-014 chromosome 1A, OMel1.0, whole genome shotgun sequence):
GGAAATGCTCTGATTCGGCTTTTTTgctctctgggctctgtgtggaGAATCTACATCCTGGGAAGAAGCTGTCCCAGACCTGAGCATGCAGGACATGGAGTAGGCACTGCTCTATTGGCAGTGGCAACTGCTGCCACACCTTTCCTTTGGAGCAAAACACACTCAGGGAGTCACAGCTGATGGAGCTGAAGAGGCTGTGGCCAGGGCACTTGTGAGAGAGAGTCCCGTTGCCACCAGGACTGTGACTGCCCACACCTCTTTCTTAGAGTTCATTTTTCCTCATGGAGCTTCACCTGGTGCAAAGCGGAGatctcagaatcccagaggAGGAAATGTTTGGAAGCACTACTTGTGGGATAATCTTGACCACGGCTGCTCCTGCATTGTCTTTCTGCTGAGCATTGCAAAGGATTTTTGTTTGAGTCAGTGGGCCAGGGGTTTCCCTGAatgcttcagagagaaatcagagtgcagggattgaattaaagcctttagatgcattgaagtatattaagccactcacacataaagtagatgTTTAAATAGAAGtaagttagtaagttttagggTAAGTTGTAGTGTTTTTGGTAAGTTAAAGTTTTAGATTCCACAGTAGCAGTTgaagttctagtgaaggttaaaattcatattcatattttcagtGGGGGCTCTAGGATCGTAATTGTAGACACTGTTTAGACAGTATAGAAGTATaataagaatattgcttacatttttcagatagaacaagataggttgtaTAATTAGTTGTATACATAACTTAGCGTCCTAAACATCTAAAATCCTGATAagttaaggagtggtggtccgagtttgcatcttagcttgttgaaAAAATCCTATAGAATAAtatgtattggggagagttgcTGCTTTTCAGCCACTGGCTTTTATCCGGCtgcttttgccagggcttttagccatttgcttttgctttgctactGCTTCTGGCATTGCTTTTATGCtattgccttttgagactgatgtgctttgtaacaagatgtgctttgtaataaaaaagttttgaaTTATTAGCTGTATTACTTATTTAACATAACCCGACAAAGTAGGAGCCAAAAGCTGGGAGTAAGAGCCTAAGAGCTCCGGAGTTGGTGCCTTAGAGCACCGGAGGTCTAAAACCTCACAGATTTTGTTCAGATGGTTCTTGACTATTTCTGATGTGGGAGAGTCTACGGTCTCTGGGCAATGCCCAGGATCAGTCCATGAACCatgtttctcctcttccctggaAGGCCAATATGTAGGTCAGCATTGTACCAAATGCATTGGGGCTGACCGGAAATTTTGTATAGACACGAAtctcgatttttttttttttatgtatatatagatatatctATGTCGCATGCATGCATATGATATACTATAGAGCTCTCAATGACCATATGTATGAGTAAAGTTGCATAAAAGTAAATATatcctaaaataaatattttcaatgatacaaaatttctatttaaaaaataatgttaaaaattaCTATGAAGCAAATATGGAGCAtatctatatgtatataaaaataatatggaATTCTGTTGAAACACTTACAACAGTTATATTTTGTCACTATCTGCTTTGACACATATTAGTGCTCTTGGTGCAATTATATCAGAAAAGATTTTcataaaatagatatatttatgACTTATATAACATATAAACATTCTGTTAGATAtatagcatttttttaatgtgcaagTAAAACCATAGATTGTGTCTCTGTCTGCTTGAGACACATAATTATGCTCTATATGGAGTGAAATTATGTATGGCAGGCCAGAAACTGCTTTTCTATTGTTCCAATAAACAATAGTATTCAATAATGTGCGTTGTGCAGGACTGTATTGATCTCAGCCAGATCTATGATATTGGTTCCTCTCACCCATTGTGAGCAGTCTGGGCTTGTGCACAGTGTCCTTGAACTCAGCCACAGGCTCCAGTGCTGAAGTGGTTCTAATCAGCAATGAGGCCCAGCTGGCCCTGGCCCCtgtgatcacagaatcccagaagggCCGGGCTTGGAAGGGTCCTTACAAATGATGTTgttgcagccctgctgcccaggccaggGACAGCTTGCTCTGGGCCGGGTTGCTGCCAGCCCCGTGCAACGCGgcccctgggatcagtgccggggctggggcagcctcagctgctgtgggcagcgTGGGCCAGGGCCTGAGCGGCCTCAGAGCCAAGAATTTCTGCCccatctgcagcctggggcCGCCCTGTGTCCGTGGGAAGcccctgggctggtgctgtccctgcaggcccttgtgcacagccctgggcaggtctgtgctgggccCGCCAGGGACTGAAAGGCCGCAGGAAGGTGCCCCCGCAGGAGCCCTTGCAGAGCCccggggccagcagggccaccatgagggcAGCAAGCAGGGCCTGCTGTGGCCCcggggcaggagggcacagggcgGGCGCTGAGGCcctgccagctggagctgggagctctgcagagcgGCCGGCAGAGAGAGAGCCGGGGAGATCcgtgcagcagccaggccacgGGCTCCTTGATGCCTTAGAGaccagggagcagcctgggagtgCCCTGAGGCATTGGGGCATCTCCCTGTGTGGAGAAACCTTCTCGACACCAGAGGTGTACGGCTGCAACAGACAGAGTGGAGTCTGAAATGTTACTTGAATTAAGGGAGAGGCCAAGGGTTATCGGATACAATTTATCCAAGTAACAGAGAGTTTCTAAACTGCCCCAATGAGAACATCTGCCTTCAAATTACTGAGCTTATTCCTGGACTTGCCACATCTGAACAGGCCCTGCCTAGAAGATTTCACCACAGAATAAAATTACACTGCATACATTCtccatacatttatttatatatcttATACTGTACGATGAAAGAATTGTTTCCTGACACAGCCTGTTGAGTTGCTCTGAGCTAGAGGTTTGCAGCACAGGTGGCAGAGCCATTCCATGGGTCaatgtgcagcagtgctgtgtttttatttgattcTTTATCAACATATTCCCCTGCTTGgttccttttcatttcctccAGCAGTATTCCTGCTTTAAAGTTcaccatttttcttcaaaatttcttttacatACATTTTAATCTTTACTGGGGCCATGCCCAGTTCATTTAGCAAGCCTAGATTGTCTTCCTCAACCAGCCCCTTTTCCCAAAGCTTTGTTGCTGTGATTCCATGGATACCTCACAGGCAGCCTTGTACATTAGTTGAGACTTTCTGGAGGGGAGAAGCCACGATGTAGTTATAAAATTATTCAACCATGTTAGCTGGGTGTTTCCCAAGCAGGGTGAGGTTGTCTTTACTTTTTCTGTGTCAATTCCTGTCCTGCAGGAATAATTCCAGTGCACTTACAACAGGGATGTCTGTCTGTATTTCCTGATCTCTTTGCCAGGAGATCAAAACTATGGCAGAGCtgaccttccttccttctgccaAACTGTATTTGATTAAAATGGGCAAAGACATCTTCCAACAAAGCAGGCATTTTGAGAGGGAATTGTATATTCAGGTGACTTTCTTTGCCCCATGCTGACCATGCACACAGAGGAGGGGAGTGCCCAGCACTTCATGGATGGCCCTAGAGATAGACCTTGTTGTGTTACAATTTTTTCGTGATGGAAGTTGCATGGCAAGTGTGGGTATACAAAGCACTGAAGGAGATAGTGCAGCGTGGAATGAAAGATTCCCTCTCGGAAAATGCCAGttaaatctattaaaaaaccaaGCAgatcagcagcagcccagcccataTTGACCTAGCAGCCCTCTTGCCATATGTCTTAGTCTGTATTTGACCTCATACTGAATTCGGAGTTTGCCCAAACTGGGACCTTGTTGAAGACCAAGGCCGAGGAAGGGCTCTCacttgtgctgccagtgccatggAAGGCCCCAGAACAAGCGGGCCTTTCTTGGGTGCACAGATCCCATCTTCAGTGTGGCCTTCATGTTAACAAAATCCTCACTGACATCCTGGCACATGGGAAGGGTTTTTTAGAGAAAATCAGCAAATGGATCAAAATGTAAATGAATATGAGTAGGGCAGGAGTGTTGATCTGCCTGAGGATAGGAAGGCTCTACTCAGGGATCTGGCCAGGTGTCATGGATGGGTCGAGTCCACCTGTATGAGATAGAAGAAGGCAAAATGCTGGGTCCTGTGCTTTTGTCTCTCCCACCCCATGCAGTGaacaggctgggggaagaggggctggaaaCTGGCAAGAAGCCAAAGGCATCCCAGCTTCTGTCAGAAGCAGtgaggccagcagcagctgagcagggattgTCCTTCcccacagggcagcagtgaggcTGTACCTCAAATCCTGCTTTCACTTTTGGTCCCTTGAAAACAAGAAAGGCACAGAGGTTGTTGAGTGTGTGcacagaagggaaatggagctggggaatggtgtggagcacaagtctgatgaaCAAGGGCTGAGAGAGGTGGAGGTGTTTAGCACCGAGAAAAAGCAACTCCGGAGCAACCTTATAGTACTCTAGAGCTTTTTGGAGGGAGGTTGCAGGCAGGTCAGGGTCATTATATTCTCCCAGGAAACCAAAAATATGAGCAGAAGATATTACCTCAATTTGCACCACAGGAGCAATAGAAGGGATCTCTAGGAAATATTCTTCGTGGAAACAGCATATCAAACCTGATAACACAATGCCCAGTGAAATGGCTGAGTCAGCAGCCTCAGAGAGATTTCAAAGtcatgtggatgtggcattgTGGGACCCGGCTGATTGGTGGAGTAGGCAGTGTTAAGTTTGTGCTTGGACTGTGTGATCTtcagggtcttttccaacctcatcAACTCAGAGGTTTAACTGTAGCTTAGCATGGAGTCAAGGCTTACACTCAGTGATCCTCAAAGGTGTCCCAAACATGGATATTGATGAGATTGCCAATGTGGGGCAGCTGATAAGAAAGACCAGAGAAATAGCAAGAGAAATTCTCTGAAGAAGATTCACTGAAATGGTGCCTAAACCAGTACACCCGGGCCAATCttcctgcctgagctgggctggggacaaaggGCGGGGCTGGCCTGGCTCCGGGGTTCTGTGACACATGTGTGACATCATGGGGGACATGTCACAGTGGGGGCAGCTATAAAAGGCCCCAGCAGGTAACGCTGGCCCTGTATTGCTTGGGCAGGCGGTGAGTGCACACGTGGTGGGGAGGgcgggctggggacaagggctgggacagaaacgctgcacccagggctgggttctccccctgcatgcagggacagcccctgaTGGGGGGAGAGCCTTGCGCAGGGcaccgtgctgctgctgctgctgctggggcagtgggacaggccTCGCTGCTTGCCAGCTGCCTGGGgccctgtccttcctgccccagagccctgggactggcatccctgctgtccccagtggcagctgcctccctcccagcGCCACTCATGGCCTTCtgtccatcctcctgcagaccATGGATACCTGGGTCTTGTGGTTCTTGCTCTTGCAAAGTGTACTCCAGTACCCACAGCCTGTGGGTGATGGATTGGACGAGGTGACCCGTCTGCGAATGGAGGCGTGGGCCAAGCtccaggaagaggagaagatTCGTCTGGAGCGGGAGGTGGAGCAGCTGGCCCTGAAGCAGGGTGTGTGGGACTGGGGagacctgctctgctctgccttgtggctctggcagcactgggctgttgctgggctcctgctgcttctcttggcCTTGTGGTACATGTGGAGGAAAAGGAGcctgaggagagaggagcatGAGGAAGAAATCGATGGTGCAAATGAAGAGGAGGGCAGATATGTGGAGGGAATCgaagaagctgctggaaatggAGAAGTGGAAGTGGGAAatgaaggaggagaagaagatgGAGACAATGATGTGAATGGGGAGGAAAACAATGATTATGGCAATGCGATGGAAGTTGCTGCACAAGCCCAAGTCCACGTTGCAAATGAGGTCGACGAGCGTGTTCTTGCAGATAGAATTGAAAGGCTGTTAATGGAGCGCATCCAGTGGCCAGTGCAGGACCTGCTGGGAGGATGCCAGTGGACGACTGACCTCATGGACAATTTTGCAAGTTACTTTCGGCGCGTCTTGTCCGACACCTTCTACCCAGTCCTGCAAGAAGCCATTGGGGTGGGCAGTGCCTTTGAAGGTTGGAGTCCCCGTGAGGAGGATGTTGTGTACCAGGTGCTGGTACCCATGACTCCTCCCCGAGGGCACAGcttccacctggagctggacactgcagggcagaggcGCGTCAGGAACTTCCGCGTGCGTGTGCAGCAGGAGTGCACCTGCGGCAGGGCGCAGCGGGGTAAGGAcatgctgtgcttcctgcaccagcccgaggaggagctgaggacGAAGCAGGATCCCAGCCTCGTTGACACGCTGTGCACCGACTCCTACCTGGACGTGCACAAAACTGCCCGCTGGTTCTACCAGCTGGTGAGAGCAGTCTGGCCGGCTTTGCTTCAGTCCCACAGTTGGCAtttagtgctgctgccctgcagacgCTCCTGCCAATTCCAGGTGACCAACGGCAGGGAAAGCTTCCGCATCGAGATGCTCTTTGGGGTGAGACAGGGCGACTCGGATGTGTTTGTGAGCAGCGAGCCTCGAGAAGCCTATACCTCAAGCACAGTGTGGCCGGAGAGCTACGCCGTGGCAGAGATGAAGTTCTTCAAGTACATCGCCAGGCGGGCCCCCTATGACAGCTTGCACCTCAAATGCCTGCAGTTCTTCACCCGTCTGCAGCTGGGCTTGGGCTTTTCCACCTACACCATCAAGACTATTGTCATGCACCTCCTGAGCGTGGTACCCGTGTCACAGTGGCGCAGGAGACATTTTGTGAGGCGAGTGCTGGACATCAGCGAGAGCCTTCGCACATGTGTGCAAATGAGACGCCTCAACCACTTCATTGTGGGCAACCGGAGGCTTCCTGAGGGGATCAGTTTGCCCCCAGATGTTCTAATGGCCGAGTCATGGAATCTCTTCTATGACCTGGAGATGGATCCCATTGCCCACTCCCAGGCCATGAGTCAGTACATGGATCTGCACTGGTGGCTCAAACGGATCATTGACAATGAAGAGTGAAAGAGGCTCTCCTGCACAGAGTTATGCTTATTGGGGCCCGCCCCATGCAGCAGAGAACAACCTTCCAGGCTATGGCAGAAGAGGCCAGAATGTGGGATACAGAGAGGGAAGCagcactgtgccagcagcagcagggtctTGTCCACAGTCTCCTCAGCACTGCATCCAGATGTGACCACGTTGGCTGCAAAGATCGAGGAGCGCACAAGAGATTTGAAATGCTCTGATTCGTTTTTTTTgctctctgggctctgtgtggaGAATCTACATCCTGGGAAGAAGCTGTCCCAGACCTGAGCATGCAGGACATGGAGTAGGCACTGCTCTATTGGCAGTGGCAACTGCTGCCACACCTTTCCTTTGGAGCAAAACACACTCAGGGAGTCACAGCTGATGGAGCTGAAGAGGCTGTGGCCAGGGCACTTGTGAGAGAGAGTCCCGTTACCACCAGGACTGTGACTGCCCACACCTCTTTCTTagagtttatttttcctcatggaGCTTCACCTGGTGGGAAGACGGAGatctcagaatcccagaggAGGAAATGTTTGGAAGCACTACTTGTGGGATAATCTTGaccacagctgctccttctttgtctttctgctgAGCATTGCAAAGGATTTTTGTTTGAGTCAGTGAGCCAGAGGTTTCTCTGAatgcttcagagagaaatcagagtgcagggattgaattaaagcctttagatgcattgaaatatattaagccactcacacataaagtagatgTTTAAATAGAAGtaagttagtaagttttagggTAAGTTGTAGTGTTTTTAGTAAGTTAAAGTTTTAGATTCCACAGTAGCAGTTGAAGTTCTAGTGATGGTGAaaattcatattcatattttcagtGGGGGCTCGAGGATCATAATTGTAGACACTGTTTAGACAGTATAGAAGTATaataagaatattgcttacatttttcagatagaacaagataggttgtaTAATTAGTTGTATACGTTACCTAGCATCCTAAACATCTACAATCCTAATAagttaaggagtggtggtccgAGTTTGTATCTTAGCTTTTTGAAAAATCCTATAGAATAAtatgtattggggagagttggtgctcTTCAGCCACTGGCTTTTAACTGGCTTcttttgccagggcttttagccatttgcttttgctttgctactGCTTCTGGCATTGCTTTTATGCtattgccttttgagactgatgtgctttgtaacaagatgtgctttgtaataaaaaagTTTCGAACTATTAGCTGCATTACTTATTTAACATAACCCGACAAAGTAGGAGCCAAAAGCTGGGAGTAAGAGCCTAAGGGCTCCGGAGTTGGTGCCTTAGAGCACCGGAGGTCTAAAACCTCACAGATTTTGTTCAGATGGTTCTTGACTATTTCTGATGTGGGAGAGTCTACGGTCTCTGGGCAATGGCCAGGATCAGTCCAGGAACCatgtttctcctcttccctggaAGGCAAATATGTAGGTCAGCATTGTACCAAATGTGTTGGGGCTGACCTGAAATTTTGTATAGACAAGAATCTcgatttttttttcatgtatatataaatatgtcaATGTCTCATGCATGCATATGATATACTAGAGCGCTCTACTTGACCATATGTATGAATAAAGTTCCATAAGTGAAAATATATcctaatattaatattttcagtgatacacaatttctatttaataaataatgctAAAAATTACTCTAAAGCAAATATGGagcatatgtatatgtatataaaaataatatggaATTCTGTTGAAACTCTTATAACACCTACATTGTGTAACTATCTGCTTTGACACATATTAGTGCTCTTGGTGCAATTATATCAGGAAAGATTTTCATAAAATAGATATACTTATGACTTATATAACATATAAACATTCTGTTAGATAtatagcatttttttaaagtggaagTAAAGCCATAGATTATTTCTCGGTCTTCCTGAGACACATAATTATGCTCTATAGGGAGTGAATTTATGTATttcaaaaaattgcttttctcttgTTTCAATAAACAATACTATTCAATAATGTGCGTTGTGCAGGACTGTGTTGATCTCAGCCAGATCTATGATATTGGTTCCTCTCACCCATTGTGAGCAGTCTGGGCTTGTGCACAGTGTCCTTGAACTCAGCCACAGGCTCCAGTGCTGAAGTGGTTCTAATCAGCAATGAGGCCCAGCTGGCCCTGGCCCCtgtgatcacagaatcccagaagggCCGGGCTTGGAAGGGTCCTTACAAATGATGTTgttgcagccctgctgcccaggccaggGACAGCTTGCTCTGGGCCGGGTTGCTGCCAGCCCCGTGCAACGCGgcccctgggatcagtgccggggctggggcagcctcagctgctgtgggcagcgTGGGCCAGGGCCTGAGCGGCCTCAGAGCCAAGAATTTCTGCCccatctgcagcctggggcCGCCCTGTGTCCGTGGGAAGcccctgggctggtgctgtccctgcaggcccttgtgcacagccctgggcaggtctgtgctgggccCGCCAGGGACTGAAAGGCCGCAGGAAGGTGCCCCCGCAGGAGCCCTTGCAGAGCCccggggccagcagggccaccatgagggcAGCAAGCAGGGCCTGCTGTGGCCCcggggcaggagggcacagggcgGGCGCTGAGGCcctgccagctggagctgggagctctgcagagcgGCCGGCAGAGAGAGAGCCGGGGAGATCcgtgcagcagccaggccacgGGCTCCTTGATGCCTTAGAGaccagggagcagcctgggagtgGCCCTGAGGCATTGGGGCATCTCCCTGTGTGGAGAAACCTTCTCGACACCAGAGGTGTATGGCTGACACAGACAGAGTGGAGTCCTGAAATGTTACTTGAATtaagggagaggccatgggacATCGGATACAATTTATCCAAGTAACAGAGAGTTTCTAAACTGCCCCAATGAGAACATCTGCCCTCAAATTACTGAGCTTATTCCTGGGCTTGCCACATCTGAACAGGCCCTGCCTAGAAGATTTCACCACAGAATAAAATTACACTGCATACATTCtccatacatttatttatatatcttATACTATACGATGAAGAATTGTTTCCTGACACAGCCTGTTGAGTTGCTCTGCGCTAGAGGTTTGCAGCACAGGTGGCAGAGCCATTCCATGGGTCaatgtgcagcagtgctgtgtttttatttgattcTTTATCAACATATTCCCCTGCTTGGTTCCATTTAATTTCCTCCAGCGGTATTCCTACTTTAAAGTTcaccatttttcttcaaaatttcttttacatACATTTTAATCTTTACTGGGGCCATGCCCAGTTCATTTAGCAAGCCTAGATTGTCTTCCTCAACCAGCCCCTTTCCCCAAAGCTTTGTTGCTGTGATTCCATGGATACCTCACAGGCAGCCTTGTACATTAGTTGAGACTTTCTGGAGGGGAGAAGCCACGATG
Coding sequences:
- the LOC130248275 gene encoding inositol 1,4,5-trisphosphate receptor-interacting protein-like 1: MDTWVLWFLLLQSVLQYPQPVGDGLDEVTRLRMEAWAKLQEEEKIRLEREVEQLALKQGVWDWGDLLCSALWLWQHWAVAGLLLLLLALWYMWRKRSLRREEHEEEIDGANEEEGRYVEGIEEAAGNGEVEVGNEGGEEDGDNDVNGEENNDYGNAMEVAAQAQVHVANEVDERVLADRIERLLMERIQWPVQDLLGGCQWTTDLMDNFASYFRRVLSDTFYPVLQEAIGVGSAFEGWSPREEDVVYQVLVPMTPPRGHSFHLELDTAGQRRVRNFRVRVQQECTCGRAQRGKDMLCFLHQPEEELRTKQDPSLVDTLCTDSYLDVHKTARWFYQLVRAVWPALLQSHSWHLVLLPCRRSCQFQVTNGRESFRIEMLFGVRQGDSDVFVSSEPREAYTSSTVWPESYAVAEMKFFKYIARRAPYDSLHLKCLQFFTRLQLGLGFSTYTIKTIVMHLLSVVPVSQWRRRHFVRRVLDISESLRTCVQMRRLNHFIVGNRRLPEGISLPPDVLMAESWNLFYDLEMDPIAHSQAMSQYMDLHWWLKRIIDNEE